From Drosophila subpulchrella strain 33 F10 #4 breed RU33 unplaced genomic scaffold, RU_Dsub_v1.1 Primary Assembly Seq354, whole genome shotgun sequence, the proteins below share one genomic window:
- the LOC119560453 gene encoding myophilin translates to MAPRNKEQEQEVLNWVFAVIGEKVPSGQYEDILKDGIWLCKLANKLAPGSVKKIQERGTNFQLMENIQRFQAAVKKYGVPEEEIFQTADLFERRNIPQVTLSLYALGRITQKHPEFTGPTLGPKMADKNERSFTEEQLRAHEGELNLQMGFNKGASQAGHGGFSNTRHM, encoded by the exons ATGGCT CCACGCAACAAGGAACAGGAACAGGAAGTGCTCAACTGGGTGTTCGCCGTCATCGGCGAGAAGGTGCCCAGCGGGCAGTACGAGGACATCCTCAAGGACGGCATCTGGCTGTGCAAGCTGGCCAACAAGCTGGCCCCCGGCTCGGTGAAGAAGATCCAGGAGCGCGGCACCAACTTCCAGCTGATGGAGAACATCCAGCGCTTCCAGGCGGCGGTCAAGAAGTACGGCGTGCCCGAGGAGGAGATCTTCCAGACGGCCGATCTCTTCGAGCGCCGCAACATCCCCCAGGTCACCCTCTCCCTCTACGCCCTTGGACGCATC ACGCAAAAGCACCCCGAGTTCACCGGCCCCACCCTGGGCCCCAAGATGGCCGACAAGAACGAGCGCTCCTTCACCGAGGAGCAGCTACGCGCCCACGAGGGTGAGCTCAACCTGCAGATGGGCTTCAACAAGGGCGCCTCCCAGGCCGGACACGGTGGCTTCAGCAACACCCGTCACATGTAA